In one window of Oncorhynchus gorbuscha isolate QuinsamMale2020 ecotype Even-year linkage group LG23, OgorEven_v1.0, whole genome shotgun sequence DNA:
- the LOC124011651 gene encoding ly6/PLAUR domain-containing protein 1-like, whose amino-acid sequence MLLLIYATLLGIFLKTGYALQIQCYQCEEVKNNECSTPEFIVNCTVNVQDMCQKEVLVKKDGIFYRKSCASSGACLISSSGYQQFCTGRINSVCISCCNTPLCNGPRKKNRPVPSAATSSFSSLLFLLVSLTLVSLSLT is encoded by the exons ATGTTGCTTCTCATTTACGCAACTTTGCTTGGAATTTTCCTCAAAACAG GCTATGCTCTCCAGATCCAATGTTACCAGTGTGAGGAGGTGAAAAACAATGAATGCTCCACGCCGGAGTTCATTGTCAACTGCACGGTCAACGTGCAGGACATGTGTCAGAAGGAGGTACTGGTGAAGAAGGATG gcATATTTTACCGCAAGTCCTGCGCCTCGTCCGGGGCTTGCCTCATATCCTCGTCAGGCTACCAGCAGTTCTGCACTGGAAGGATCAACTCTGTGTGCATCTCCTGCTGTAACACACCGCTCTGCAATGGGCCCCGGAAGAAGAACCGCCCGGTCCCGTCGGCCGCCACCTCTTCATTTTCCTCCCTTCTTTTCCTTCTGGTCTCCCTCAcgctggtctccctctctctgacataG